A genomic window from Aurantimicrobium photophilum includes:
- the pstS gene encoding phosphate ABC transporter substrate-binding protein PstS yields the protein MNITRFGRPMAAIAMAATAALALASCAANEEAAPAEVSTLAGSLVGAGASSQGSAQEAWIAAFQTANPDVTITYDPSGSGAGRETFIAGGSNFAGSDSYLKDEELALPFAACAAGTLPFEVPAYISPIAVIYNVDGVTDLNLDASTIAKIFSGAITNWNDAAIVALNPKAKLPDLAITAVHRSDDSGTTKNFSDYLFQTAKADWAIEKPADPFPFQTGEGAQGTSGVVDAVKNGTGTIGYADASKAGKLSVANIKVGDKFIKYTPEAAAAVVANGAAVDGRDASDMAIKIDRTTTNPAEYPIVLVSYLIGCNEYAEAGVADLVKPYFEYILSEQGQADAAAAAGSAPLDAATAKKASAIVSAIK from the coding sequence GTGAACATCACGCGTTTCGGCCGCCCCATGGCAGCCATTGCAATGGCAGCAACTGCTGCACTCGCACTTGCCTCTTGTGCAGCTAACGAAGAGGCAGCTCCCGCAGAGGTCAGCACTCTCGCTGGTTCTCTCGTCGGTGCAGGCGCATCCAGCCAGGGCTCAGCTCAGGAAGCATGGATCGCCGCATTCCAGACCGCTAACCCAGACGTCACCATCACTTACGACCCCTCCGGTTCCGGCGCTGGTCGCGAAACCTTCATTGCTGGTGGATCTAACTTCGCTGGTTCTGACTCGTACCTCAAGGACGAAGAGCTCGCTCTCCCCTTCGCAGCATGTGCAGCTGGCACCCTCCCATTCGAGGTTCCTGCTTACATCTCTCCCATCGCCGTTATCTACAACGTTGATGGTGTAACCGACCTGAACCTTGACGCATCCACCATTGCGAAGATCTTCTCGGGTGCAATCACCAACTGGAACGATGCAGCAATCGTTGCACTCAACCCCAAGGCAAAGCTTCCTGACCTGGCAATCACTGCAGTTCACCGCTCTGACGACTCGGGCACCACCAAGAACTTCTCTGACTACCTCTTCCAGACCGCTAAGGCTGACTGGGCAATCGAGAAGCCTGCTGACCCATTCCCCTTCCAGACCGGTGAAGGCGCACAGGGCACCTCAGGTGTAGTTGACGCAGTCAAGAACGGTACTGGAACCATTGGTTACGCAGACGCTTCGAAGGCTGGAAAGCTTTCTGTTGCAAACATCAAGGTGGGCGACAAGTTCATCAAGTACACCCCTGAGGCAGCAGCAGCAGTTGTAGCTAACGGTGCAGCAGTTGACGGCCGTGACGCATCTGACATGGCAATCAAGATTGACCGCACCACCACTAACCCAGCTGAGTACCCCATCGTTCTCGTTTCTTACCTCATCGGTTGCAACGAGTACGCAGAAGCTGGTGTAGCTGACCTGGTCAAGCCTTACTTCGAGTACATCCTCAGCGAGCAGGGTCAGGCTGATGCAGCAGCAGCAGCTGGTTCCGCTCCACTCGATGCAGCAACTGCCAAGAAGGCATCTGCAATCGTTTCAGCAATCAAGTAA
- a CDS encoding IS30 family transposase, giving the protein MSFTPPPTGSRRRYSQAEKAAFFEAFERLGNARAAARELDLPFLTSYQWLVAAGVDVGAPRRQRHSRVREHYFSLRAAGVHRSDAAKQAGVHIRTAQDWDRGIVKKIHSRIYPDGRVIDYNKSVNVQERLVSGVRVSALEQVLDPRFLSLAEREKIRGLQSQGVSVRSMATALGRAASSISRELKRNSVEGVYEPYAAHRVSVMRRPRPKTRKILTQPALQVFVQEGLDNQWSPEQISNTLVKEFPGSQEMRVSPETIYQTLYLQARGGLKKEIQAALRTGRTRRKPHNTGLERQPRFVDPMVMISERPAEIEDRAVPGHWEGDLIVGTQNRSAIATLVERSTRFVMLAHLPGDHTAETVRDALITTMQTLPEHLRGSLTWDQGVEMARHKEFSIATDMPVYFCDPASPWQRGSNENTNGLLRQYFPKGTDLSVFGPEDLERVALQLNGRPRKTLGWKNPAECLRDLLVSN; this is encoded by the coding sequence ATGTCTTTTACCCCGCCACCCACAGGTTCCCGAAGGCGTTATTCCCAGGCTGAGAAGGCCGCATTTTTTGAGGCTTTTGAGCGTTTAGGAAATGCTAGAGCTGCCGCTAGGGAGTTAGATTTACCTTTCCTCACCAGCTATCAGTGGCTTGTTGCTGCAGGTGTTGATGTTGGTGCGCCGCGTCGTCAACGCCACAGCCGTGTCCGTGAGCACTATTTCAGTTTGCGTGCTGCGGGCGTTCACCGATCGGATGCGGCCAAGCAGGCGGGTGTTCATATTCGTACTGCCCAAGATTGGGACAGAGGGATAGTGAAGAAAATCCATTCACGCATCTATCCTGATGGCCGTGTTATCGACTACAACAAGAGTGTGAATGTTCAAGAGCGACTTGTTAGCGGTGTTCGTGTTTCTGCTCTGGAGCAGGTTCTGGATCCGAGGTTTCTCTCACTTGCTGAGCGGGAAAAGATTCGTGGGCTTCAGTCGCAGGGGGTGAGTGTTCGTTCCATGGCCACAGCGTTGGGCAGGGCTGCTTCGAGTATTAGTCGGGAGCTCAAACGCAATAGTGTCGAGGGTGTTTATGAGCCTTATGCGGCTCATCGGGTTTCTGTTATGCGCAGGCCGAGGCCGAAAACTCGTAAGATTTTGACTCAGCCGGCTTTGCAGGTGTTTGTTCAAGAGGGATTAGATAATCAGTGGTCTCCGGAGCAGATTTCCAACACGCTGGTTAAAGAGTTTCCCGGCAGTCAGGAGATGCGAGTGTCACCGGAGACGATTTATCAAACCCTGTATTTGCAGGCTCGTGGTGGTTTGAAGAAAGAGATCCAGGCGGCTCTTCGCACGGGTCGCACCAGGCGCAAACCCCACAACACGGGGTTGGAAAGACAGCCTCGGTTTGTTGATCCGATGGTGATGATTTCTGAACGTCCTGCCGAGATCGAAGACAGGGCCGTTCCAGGACATTGGGAAGGTGATCTGATTGTTGGCACGCAAAACAGGTCAGCTATTGCGACGTTGGTGGAGCGCAGCACACGGTTTGTGATGCTTGCACACCTTCCCGGTGATCACACGGCAGAAACTGTTCGCGATGCACTAATCACAACGATGCAGACCCTGCCTGAGCATTTGCGGGGGTCGTTGACTTGGGATCAAGGCGTTGAAATGGCCAGGCATAAAGAATTCAGTATCGCCACAGACATGCCTGTCTATTTCTGTGATCCAGCAAGTCCTTGGCAACGCGGATCAAACGAGAACACCAACGGACTCCTCAGACAGTATTTCCCCAAGGGAACTGACCTGTCAGTGTTCGGTCCTGAAGACCTTGAAAGAGTCGCCCTGCAACTCAACGGCCGGCCAAGAAAAACACTCGGCTGGAAAAATCCAGCCGAGTGTTTAAGAGACCTACTAGTGTCGAACTAA
- a CDS encoding aspartate aminotransferase family protein, translated as MSDSPLLHPADNASVREADTSNVFHSWSAQGTLAPFVIASGKGARIWDYEGNTYLDFSSMLVNVNIGHQHPKVIEAIKAQADVLTTVAPAHANNMRALAAQKILSHAPAGFEKVFFTNGGADANENAIRMARLHTGRDKVISFYRSYHGNTGAAIVSTGDWRRIPNEYSRGHKHVFGPYLYRSEYWATTPEQESERALHFLERTIQAEGPASIAAFLIESVPGTAGILTPPPGYLKGVRALADKYGIVLILDEVMAGFGRTGEWFAFNAFDVVPDLITFAKGVNSGYIPAGGVIINNEIAHAFDERVFPGGLTYSGHPLAMASIVATIEAMEEEKVVENSKHIGATVLGPGLNALKDKHSVIGDVRGSGVFWAVEFVTNRDTKEPVDAAWMGKLKAALLAHKLLPFMADNRLHVVPPCVVTEDEAREGLAIIDAVLTELS; from the coding sequence ATGTCCGATTCACCCCTACTTCACCCTGCAGACAACGCATCAGTCCGCGAAGCAGACACCAGCAACGTCTTCCACTCCTGGTCAGCACAGGGCACTCTTGCCCCCTTTGTGATTGCCAGCGGAAAGGGTGCGCGCATCTGGGACTATGAAGGCAATACCTACCTCGACTTCTCTTCGATGTTGGTCAATGTCAACATAGGCCACCAGCACCCCAAGGTGATTGAGGCCATCAAGGCGCAAGCTGATGTGCTGACCACCGTGGCACCAGCTCACGCCAACAACATGCGTGCTCTCGCTGCGCAGAAGATCCTCTCCCACGCTCCTGCTGGTTTCGAGAAGGTGTTCTTCACCAACGGTGGTGCTGATGCCAACGAGAACGCTATCCGCATGGCTCGTCTGCACACCGGCCGTGACAAGGTCATCTCGTTCTACCGCTCGTATCACGGCAACACTGGTGCTGCGATTGTGTCCACTGGTGACTGGCGCCGTATTCCGAACGAATACTCACGCGGTCACAAGCACGTCTTTGGCCCCTATCTCTACCGCTCCGAATACTGGGCAACCACCCCAGAACAAGAATCAGAGCGCGCACTGCACTTCCTCGAGCGCACCATTCAAGCAGAAGGCCCTGCAAGCATTGCTGCCTTCCTGATTGAATCCGTTCCAGGCACAGCAGGCATTCTCACTCCCCCACCTGGCTACCTCAAGGGTGTTCGTGCCCTGGCTGATAAGTACGGCATTGTTCTCATCTTGGATGAGGTCATGGCTGGCTTTGGTCGCACTGGTGAATGGTTCGCCTTCAACGCCTTCGATGTGGTTCCTGACCTCATCACTTTCGCCAAGGGTGTCAACTCCGGTTACATCCCCGCCGGTGGTGTGATCATCAACAATGAGATTGCTCACGCCTTCGACGAGCGCGTCTTCCCCGGTGGACTTACATACTCTGGCCACCCTCTGGCCATGGCGAGCATCGTGGCCACGATTGAAGCCATGGAAGAAGAGAAGGTCGTCGAGAACTCCAAGCACATCGGTGCGACCGTTCTTGGACCAGGCCTCAACGCACTCAAGGACAAGCACAGCGTCATTGGAGATGTTCGAGGTTCAGGTGTGTTCTGGGCCGTAGAGTTCGTCACCAACCGCGACACTAAAGAACCCGTTGACGCTGCCTGGATGGGCAAGCTCAAGGCTGCTCTGCTTGCTCACAAGCTCTTGCCCTTCATGGCAGATAACCGACTCCACGTTGTGCCACCCTGCGTGGTCACCGAAGACGAAGCTCGTGAAGGTCTTGCCATCATTGATGCAGTTCTCACAGAGCTGAGCTAA
- the pstC gene encoding phosphate ABC transporter permease subunit PstC: protein MGDKVFSTSSLAAGSLILAVLAAVAIFLVAQSLPAFLADPADVNDGQGFWTYVIPLVFGTIWAAALALVIALPFAIGIALFISHFAPRRLAQGLGYVIDLLAAVPSVVFGLWGITVLAPAVQPFYSWLVDNLGWIPLFAGPVSGTGRSILTVAVVLAVMILPIITALSREIFLQTPRLHEEAALALGATRWEMIKVAVLPFGRPGIISATMLGLGRALGETMAVAMVLSPSVIISFALIQSQNPTTIAANIALNFPEAHDLGVNVLIATGLILFLITLLVNSLARMVINRRKAFSGAN from the coding sequence ATGGGAGACAAAGTCTTCTCTACCTCTAGCCTTGCCGCAGGATCACTCATCCTCGCTGTCCTCGCTGCTGTCGCAATCTTTTTAGTTGCACAAAGTCTTCCTGCGTTCCTCGCAGATCCCGCAGATGTCAATGATGGACAAGGTTTCTGGACCTACGTCATTCCATTGGTCTTCGGAACAATCTGGGCTGCTGCCCTCGCTCTCGTAATTGCTCTTCCTTTCGCCATCGGAATCGCACTCTTCATCTCCCACTTCGCTCCCCGCAGACTTGCTCAAGGCCTGGGTTATGTCATTGACCTTCTCGCAGCGGTTCCTTCGGTCGTCTTCGGCCTGTGGGGCATCACTGTTCTGGCTCCTGCTGTGCAGCCGTTCTACTCATGGTTGGTTGACAACCTGGGTTGGATTCCTCTCTTCGCTGGCCCCGTTTCGGGTACCGGTCGCAGCATCCTGACTGTCGCGGTTGTGCTTGCCGTCATGATCCTGCCCATCATCACTGCGCTCTCTCGGGAGATCTTCCTGCAGACTCCTCGTTTGCACGAAGAAGCTGCATTAGCACTCGGTGCTACCCGCTGGGAAATGATCAAGGTTGCCGTGCTTCCTTTTGGTCGCCCCGGCATAATCTCTGCCACCATGCTGGGTCTCGGCCGTGCACTTGGCGAGACCATGGCCGTGGCCATGGTGCTCTCACCCTCGGTGATTATTTCTTTCGCACTGATTCAGTCGCAGAACCCCACCACCATTGCTGCCAACATTGCGTTGAACTTCCCCGAGGCACACGACCTGGGTGTAAACGTTCTGATCGCAACAGGTTTGATTTTGTTCCTCATCACGTTGCTGGTGAACTCACTGGCTCGTATGGTCATCAACCGCCGCAAGGCATTCTCGGGAGCTAACTAA
- the pstB gene encoding phosphate ABC transporter ATP-binding protein PstB — MSKRIEVKDLNVYYGKFKAVEDVSLTIEPRTVTAFIGPSGCGKSTFLRTLNRMHEVIPGARVEGEVMIDGKNLYDADVDPVLVRRQVGMVFQRPNPFPTMSIADNVLAGVKLNNNKLSKSDAEHLVEKSLKGANLWKEVKDRLNLPGSGLSGGQQQRLCIARAIAVSPEVILMDEPCSALDPISTLAIEDLIEELKAKYTIVIVTHNMQQASRVSDKTAFFNIAGTGEPGKLIEFDDTTTIFENPHVQATEDYISGRFG, encoded by the coding sequence GTGTCTAAGCGCATCGAAGTCAAAGACCTCAACGTGTACTACGGCAAGTTCAAGGCCGTAGAAGACGTTTCGCTCACCATCGAGCCCCGCACCGTCACCGCCTTCATTGGTCCTTCTGGTTGTGGCAAGTCCACCTTCCTCCGCACTCTGAACCGCATGCACGAAGTCATTCCCGGTGCTCGCGTTGAAGGTGAAGTCATGATCGATGGCAAGAACCTCTATGACGCAGACGTTGACCCTGTATTGGTCCGCCGCCAGGTCGGTATGGTGTTCCAGCGCCCGAATCCTTTCCCCACCATGTCGATTGCAGACAACGTTCTCGCCGGGGTCAAACTCAACAACAACAAGCTCTCCAAGTCAGACGCTGAGCACCTGGTTGAAAAGTCCCTCAAGGGAGCAAACCTCTGGAAAGAGGTCAAGGATCGCCTGAACCTTCCCGGTTCTGGTCTCTCCGGTGGTCAGCAGCAGCGTCTGTGTATTGCACGTGCGATTGCTGTGTCCCCTGAGGTCATTCTCATGGATGAGCCCTGCTCCGCTCTGGACCCCATCTCCACCCTTGCTATTGAGGACCTCATTGAGGAACTCAAGGCGAAGTACACGATCGTCATCGTGACCCACAACATGCAGCAGGCTTCTCGCGTCTCTGACAAGACCGCCTTCTTCAACATTGCCGGTACTGGTGAGCCCGGAAAGCTCATCGAGTTCGATGACACCACCACGATCTTTGAGAACCCTCACGTTCAGGCAACCGAGGACTACATCTCCGGTCGTTTCGGATAA
- the phoU gene encoding phosphate signaling complex protein PhoU codes for MRDVFQQELHEVQQRLVEIAELVAEAMRKGTTAFQTSDIALAEQVIEEDARIDELALTLDELSIQILARQQPVARDLRVVVSALRMSASLERMGDMAEHLAQLTRYRFPDKVIAKGLRSTFKEMGELDIKVAEKLIKMLKTQDMKFVDAIRDIDDQIDALHLSVFDKVLSEAWGGTSMDTVDATLASRYYERFSDHAISIARKVKYLSTGEWAPELSSEEA; via the coding sequence ATGCGCGACGTATTCCAGCAGGAACTTCACGAAGTTCAGCAGCGCCTTGTAGAAATTGCCGAACTCGTTGCCGAAGCAATGCGTAAAGGTACAACTGCATTCCAGACCAGTGACATTGCACTTGCCGAACAGGTCATCGAAGAAGATGCCCGCATCGACGAACTTGCACTCACCCTCGACGAACTCTCTATCCAGATTCTCGCTCGTCAGCAGCCCGTAGCCCGCGACCTTCGTGTTGTCGTCAGCGCACTTCGCATGAGCGCTTCGCTGGAGCGTATGGGTGACATGGCAGAGCACCTTGCTCAGCTCACTCGCTACCGCTTCCCTGACAAGGTCATCGCCAAGGGTCTGCGTTCAACCTTTAAAGAGATGGGTGAACTCGACATCAAGGTTGCTGAGAAGCTGATCAAGATGCTCAAGACCCAGGACATGAAGTTCGTTGACGCCATTCGCGACATCGATGACCAGATTGACGCACTTCACTTGTCCGTCTTCGACAAGGTTCTCAGCGAAGCCTGGGGTGGCACCTCAATGGACACTGTTGATGCCACCTTGGCAAGCCGCTACTACGAGCGCTTCTCAGATCACGCTATCTCCATTGCGCGCAAGGTCAAGTACCTGTCGACTGGTGAATGGGCTCCTGAACTTTCTTCTGAAGAGGCCTAA
- the pstA gene encoding phosphate ABC transporter permease PstA, protein MSALVVPAPTSSRHLSKTVMWITAGVSALVAFGIFGVLTAAGISEGFNLVAAVFVSAVLFVLLSYVLSRIVEGRRKASDRLATGLVTTAFVVALLPLVSLVSTAFINGLPRLDATFFNSSMRNVVGEGGGGLHAIIGTLEITLAATVISVPIGIMTAIYLVEYGTGRLAKAITFFVDVMTGIPSIVAGLFAFALFAIVLGPGIRFGIGGSVALSILMIPVVVRSTEEMLKLVPNELREASYALGVPKWLTIVKIVIPTAIGGIITGVMLSISRIIGETAPLLIIVGMSTSMNYNLFSDRMATLPVFVYTQYASQGSDAQAYIDRAWTGALVLIFIVMALNLIARLVSKLLAPKGLR, encoded by the coding sequence ATGTCCGCCCTCGTTGTTCCTGCACCCACGAGCTCACGTCACCTGTCCAAGACAGTGATGTGGATCACTGCTGGCGTGAGCGCACTGGTTGCATTCGGAATCTTTGGAGTTCTCACAGCCGCAGGAATTTCTGAAGGCTTCAACCTTGTTGCCGCTGTCTTTGTCTCTGCTGTGTTGTTTGTGCTGCTCTCCTACGTGCTCTCACGCATCGTTGAAGGGCGACGTAAGGCCTCTGACCGCCTCGCCACGGGCTTGGTCACCACAGCTTTCGTTGTTGCACTGTTGCCTCTGGTGTCGCTCGTCTCGACCGCATTCATCAATGGTTTGCCTCGTCTTGATGCCACCTTCTTCAACTCGTCGATGCGTAACGTCGTCGGTGAGGGCGGTGGTGGTCTTCACGCCATCATCGGAACCCTCGAGATCACCCTTGCAGCGACGGTCATCTCGGTTCCTATCGGAATCATGACCGCCATCTATTTGGTCGAATACGGCACCGGCCGTCTTGCTAAGGCCATCACCTTCTTCGTGGACGTGATGACGGGTATTCCTTCAATCGTTGCTGGTCTGTTTGCCTTCGCACTGTTCGCGATTGTCTTGGGCCCCGGTATCCGCTTCGGTATCGGTGGATCTGTTGCACTCTCGATCCTGATGATTCCTGTGGTGGTTCGTTCCACTGAGGAAATGCTCAAGCTTGTACCTAACGAACTGCGCGAGGCGTCCTACGCACTCGGTGTTCCAAAGTGGCTCACCATTGTGAAGATTGTGATCCCTACCGCCATCGGTGGAATTATCACCGGTGTGATGCTCTCCATCTCTCGCATCATCGGTGAGACCGCACCGCTGCTCATCATCGTGGGTATGAGCACGAGCATGAACTACAACCTGTTCTCAGACCGTATGGCCACCCTGCCAGTGTTCGTGTACACCCAGTACGCCAGCCAAGGCTCAGATGCTCAGGCATACATTGACCGTGCCTGGACCGGTGCGCTCGTCTTGATCTTTATCGTGATGGCCCTCAACCTCATTGCCCGCCTTGTATCTAAGCTCTTGGCTCCCAAGGGCCTCCGCTAA
- a CDS encoding YdeI/OmpD-associated family protein, whose protein sequence is MGVRYTTEILGEGNHASLLIPDWVLAELGTNKRAPVKVTINSHTYRSTAVGVAGECRVVFPLKERTAAGVSSGETVTVDLELDAGYREVDIPPELASALEQHNLTEVFTKLSYSHRREYARSVSEAKAPETKERRVHKAIEKITDLA, encoded by the coding sequence ATGGGTGTTCGCTACACAACCGAGATTCTCGGCGAAGGAAACCACGCTTCACTTTTGATTCCAGACTGGGTACTCGCCGAGTTGGGAACCAATAAACGCGCCCCCGTGAAAGTTACCATCAATAGCCACACTTACCGAAGCACGGCAGTTGGTGTGGCCGGAGAATGCAGAGTGGTCTTTCCTCTGAAAGAACGAACAGCAGCGGGTGTTTCTTCTGGGGAAACAGTGACCGTCGATCTCGAGCTTGATGCCGGATACCGAGAAGTTGATATTCCACCAGAGCTAGCTTCTGCTCTAGAACAGCACAACCTCACCGAAGTGTTCACCAAGTTGAGCTACTCTCATCGACGCGAATACGCGAGATCTGTTTCGGAAGCTAAGGCCCCAGAAACCAAAGAACGTCGTGTGCACAAAGCAATCGAGAAAATCACGGACTTGGCATAA
- a CDS encoding CopG family transcriptional regulator, giving the protein MAMTLRLTDEQEAHLAALSEREGVSKQQAVVMAIDEAYSRRVHRAKLDSAIDIVLDRYADALERLGK; this is encoded by the coding sequence ATGGCAATGACATTGCGTCTGACAGACGAGCAAGAAGCGCATCTAGCGGCACTTTCCGAGCGCGAAGGTGTGAGTAAACAGCAGGCTGTTGTGATGGCAATTGATGAGGCCTACTCGCGTCGTGTTCACAGGGCAAAGCTGGATTCTGCAATCGACATTGTTTTGGACCGTTATGCCGACGCGCTTGAGCGTCTTGGTAAATGA
- a CDS encoding sensor histidine kinase, whose amino-acid sequence MSASVVLLALGVGAVAGVAVVLLIIWVLRQRRMDNEKTSGDLPRGVAQLVSKLDGAVLVLDKSLNVLIASDATSRLGLSGNGRLLIPELVLIAEQAAQGKSVSREDFEISRGPLGDATLTVTVHASPFRNRFVLLSVIDRGEYQRLDDVRREFVANVSHELKTPIASVGLLAEALVEAADEPDTVRHFAERLTKESQRLGAITREIIELSRLQAEGALAEFAPVTVETVVMNALEQNRVMAKSRKIKLATGGDLDAVVYGDAESLTVALNNLIANAVHYSPDNSQVGIGAVRRNSFIEIAVTDQGIGMTKDESERVFERFYRTDQARSRSTGGSGLGLSIVKHIVSNHGGDIRVWSSPGKGSTFTIRIPEAITSGKDTSA is encoded by the coding sequence ATGTCGGCATCTGTTGTATTGCTCGCCCTCGGGGTTGGAGCCGTTGCGGGTGTCGCCGTTGTGCTTCTCATTATCTGGGTGCTTCGCCAACGCAGAATGGATAACGAGAAAACATCCGGTGACCTTCCTCGTGGAGTTGCGCAACTCGTCAGCAAACTCGATGGTGCCGTCCTGGTTTTAGATAAATCTCTCAACGTCCTCATTGCTTCTGATGCAACCAGCCGTTTGGGTCTTTCAGGCAATGGTCGCCTCCTTATCCCTGAGCTTGTGTTGATCGCGGAACAAGCTGCCCAGGGTAAAAGTGTTTCTCGGGAAGATTTCGAGATCTCTCGCGGACCGCTTGGTGATGCTACCCTCACCGTGACCGTTCATGCCTCACCTTTTCGCAATCGCTTCGTGCTGCTCTCAGTGATCGACCGCGGGGAATACCAGCGCCTAGATGATGTCCGTCGTGAGTTCGTTGCCAACGTGAGCCACGAACTGAAAACACCGATTGCCTCAGTTGGCCTTCTGGCTGAAGCGCTTGTCGAAGCTGCTGATGAACCAGACACCGTCCGTCACTTCGCAGAACGACTCACGAAAGAATCTCAACGACTCGGAGCAATCACTCGAGAGATCATCGAACTTTCTCGCCTCCAAGCAGAGGGTGCACTTGCCGAGTTTGCGCCAGTCACGGTAGAGACCGTCGTCATGAATGCGCTGGAACAAAATCGTGTGATGGCTAAGTCACGCAAGATCAAGCTCGCTACCGGTGGCGATTTGGATGCTGTTGTTTATGGTGATGCCGAAAGCCTGACCGTCGCCTTGAATAACCTCATTGCTAATGCGGTCCATTACTCCCCTGACAATTCTCAGGTGGGCATAGGCGCAGTCCGCCGTAATTCCTTCATTGAGATTGCCGTCACCGACCAAGGAATCGGCATGACCAAGGATGAATCAGAACGCGTATTTGAACGCTTTTATCGAACTGACCAAGCCCGTTCCAGGTCCACTGGCGGAAGTGGCTTAGGGCTCAGCATTGTTAAGCACATTGTGTCTAACCACGGTGGGGACATCCGAGTTTGGTCTTCCCCCGGGAAGGGCTCCACGTTCACCATCAGAATTCCCGAAGCAATAACCTCCGGAAAGGACACCTCCGCGTGA